ACTCCATCCGTACTTTGGCGGATTTCCGATTGATGTGCTTAGACTTCTTCTTTCCTTCCACCAAGACCAATGCGATTAAGAAAGAGATTCAGGGGGCTAGGCAGGACTACGATGAGACCCTTAGCCAATACTGTTCGCGCTTCAAAGGATTGGTAGACTCATGCCCAAATAACCGTATGGCTGAAGCGGAGATATATAACAATTTTTACGGTGGGATGACTCCAGAGTGCAAGGATCTTGTAAACACATCAAACGGAGGAGATTTTGCTAGGAGGCTTGTGAGTGAAGCCAAGGATATCTTAGAGACTTATTGGAGCCTAGAAAGAGTATGATTCCCCTCGTACCACTATCCTTAGAAGGGGAAATTTGGATGCAGTGATGGTGGAAGCTGAGGATAGGATGGATTCTAGGATGGACAAACTGGAGAAAGCGATTCTGAATGCTATAGGAAAGAACAATCCACATGCCCTAGTAGAAAAAAATAAGTAATTACTTGGTTTAGATGAGGGATGTCAGTATTATGGTCAACAAAGAGAGATTGGATGCCAAGCTCAAGTGAATGCAGTAGGTAACTGGAACCAAAACAACCAGAACAGTAATTGGAACCCTTGGATGATCAAGGACGCTCCATGGAGAGCACCCTAATTTCAGATGGGCTGATGGGAACCAGAATCGGCCTCCTCAACCGCAGAACACAAATCCATCAGAGGGGCAATCTAACTAGCCCAACAGAAATTAGGAGGGACTAAATTATCAATCTAATTGGTATGGCATGAATCAAGATGGACACAACTTTCAGCCAAACTGGTATGGCAGGAATCATGATGGACAGAACAGTTGGGGGAATAGGAATCAAGGGAACCAATCCAACTGGGTTAATAGGAGTCAGAACCAACCATCAAGTAACTATGTGCACCAGAGAAACTACCAGAGCAATAATTCAAATTCTCTAGCCAATTACCAAGGGAACCAAGGACCGAATGCCAATTATATCTCAAACCAGGGGCAGCAGGAGAATTTTCCACCTAACCAGGGCACAAGCTCAAGTCAGCCATACCCCAAACAGCAAAGGAATACAGATGATATGGTGGGCGATCTACTTAACACGCAACAACATCTTCAGAGCAACATGCAGTCGAATAATGACATAGTTCACAAGTTGCAAGACgctcagcaagaacagaaggccGCGATGGATATGCTAGCCAAAAAAATGTCTCAAATTGCCACTTCGTTGAATGAGATGCAAGGGATTGAAGGAAAAATCCCTGCCTCTGTTAAACCACCGGAGAGAGCAAACATCAGTCAAATTACCCCGAGATTAGGACGAGAATATAAAGGGCCATCAATGAAGATTGACGAGCAAAGTCTGACTGTGGTAAGCAAAGAAACAGAGGACACGGTCAGGCAGAAGGAAGACACTGAAACAGGGGAAGCCGGAATAGGGGATGACATCCAGATAGGTGATTTGAGGAAGCCACTACCTCGAATAGTTGATCCATTCTTCCTAAACCCAAAAACTGAAGTGGAAAATGAAGAAggaaagaaactggagagttttTGTCACGAGCGCCCATACTAGGGATAATAAAACGAGGAGATCGTAACAACGGGAAAGCAATAAAGGACAACATTTAAAGGATGACAGTTCATATGAAAGACCCAATTAACTTAAGAAGgagaatattttagttcattgaaaagttaagcaacgaattttagttcaaaatactTAATGTCATAATTACAATATCAAATAGTGCGGAGATTTCTAGCAAACAATTTTTCAAAGAAAACTGcggaaaaataaatatcaaaaatccaattaactccTAAAAGAccatttgttttagtttacgaaaaccattttagagtaacgaagtaagcagcggattaaagtctcaaagtatttgacaAGACAAAAATCgtacgaaataaaataaattctagCGACACAGTTTCAAtaatagcagcggaaataggttatcaagagagtcataggatgacgcctatgtatgaggACACAACGCACTCAAAAttcctaggccgactcaacatccatcgcaacatcccgctcaacctgcacatagggaaaacatatgcagggctgagtacttgttgtacttaatgggctcatgccgataacattttataacagttatgtcatccataccagtgatctcgagttttacatgtagttaagaaatatcatcgagaacacaaaaaagtTTCATGGACTGGCCAGTTAAACAATCTCctcattttctcaacaatccatcaatcacaatcatcattccacagtgcgacgaaagtgtggccacactattcgcccacgagaccggccgactaggaAGGACGGCTCatgatcccaccagtgtacacagcctgatagggtttgcggccctactcagacccgaattcgtttcacaacacagccatatagcctaacagagcaagctcagacgaactaggcatcaggcaacaatctcataaacaaaaacaacatggcatgacataacaagttaaaccacccttatgacaccacatcatattttcgaaaGGTAAAGatatttgtaaaagaaagcccaacTTGCTTGCTTAAACAATACAATGCCCAACTCAAAGCAACCCTcattccttgtgctcacgtacacacaataaccctttccaacaccacaacacaatcagtcttccatcaatacaaattatcatgcatgtcctatcgttcctttcatcattttcttaatttacccatcccaaacgttcatcacATAAGGAAACATACCATAATATATCTCAACGTATAGCACATAACCACGCCATAAGATAtgttccttaatcacacatgcatcatgtaattcatctaaacttgacaacaagtactatttttaacatgacagaaaacCGGTAGAACTGTGTagttgttttgtaaaaatcaccaaatatccatccgacctcatatgaagctaacatttggtcaccacacagtatacacattcaagttcatctaggtaaaatttcacaccaaaatcatgtcatttggtcagtcaaaacaagaGTGCAACTCTCTGGTTGGAACATAAAAATTTTGGCACTACTGCGTAGTTCAATTGAACAATTTGTCAaatattcatccgatgtccaatgagcctaaaattttcacacaacacagaaggCACTTAAAGTTTCACCCattcaaaaattcacatcaaaataaggccatttggtcggtcaaatcaaaaacgaaactctttgggcgagaatacaagtttctggaagaattgcgcagtcaacttcaaaaatttattaaatattcatctttcttcaaAAGGGACTGAAATTCATACAAAATACATAAGACATCCCAaaatttactcagttaaaaattcatgtcaaaataagatcgtttggctGGTCAAACACACATCGGAATCCACTGTttgaacaccacagttttcatgcttcacaatttcgaaagTAGGGTTTATtcatcattcat
This genomic interval from Salvia splendens isolate huo1 chromosome 13, SspV2, whole genome shotgun sequence contains the following:
- the LOC121760511 gene encoding GATA zinc finger domain-containing protein 14-like, with the translated sequence MNQDGHNFQPNWYGRNHDGQNSWGNRNQGNQSNWVNRSQNQPSSNYVHQRNYQSNNSNSLANYQGNQGPNANYISNQGQQENFPPNQGTSSSQPYPKQQRNTDDMVGDLLNTQQHLQSNMQSNNDIVHKLQDAQQEQKAAMDMLAKKMSQIATSLNEMQGIEGKIPASVKPPERANISQITPRLGREYKGPSMKIDEQSLTVVSKETEDTVRQKEDTETGEAGIGDDIQIGDLRKPLPRIVDPFFLNPKTEVENEEGKKLESFCHERPY